The genomic interval TTCGTAtgttttcatgttatttttgtcaattttttcctaTCCCGAAACttgttattttctaatttaaagcTCTTTtcattttggtaattttttactttacccatgtaatttttttttaaaaaccatcataaaattttcgattaacaaAAAAGTTAACTTTTCCTTTAAATATTGGTGCTTAGATTGAGGTTGAactttgatttttctatttacttTTGTCATCAAGTTAAAGATCAATTTTATGGTGCACCTTTGCTATGCTggttaaatctattttttcgtAAAGGTAATTCAACTAATCAAACAAAACATTCTAAAAATGTCAAAGATCCAACAACATACGTCACGTGGTCGTTCCAATGTTGCCAGTTGTCTTATAATCATTCTACTGTTAAAATAGTAATTTGACATCAATCATTTGATATTcattcaacaaaataatatttataacacAAATACGTAAAAAGTGaggataataaaacaaaaaataatcttttatatagaaaatatatttacttctatattgaatatttccacAAGTGCCAACAGTGTCTAGTAAAAATAACAccttataaaaattcataaataataccTACTAGAGTATttaaatatatccaaaaaatttgaggattctcttttaattataaataaaattaatattctaaGGCAAGTATACTTTCATATggtattaatatcaaataatagcAAATTAACAGTTTACTGGAAACCAGTAAATGAATATAATCACATGAAATTCACTTTATAGTTAAGAAATCGTCCACTACATGGACCGTAGAACCTTTGTTCGGTTGTTTGTTTTCAACATAGCtgcgatttgtttatattgttttttttttggacaaatttCTATGAAtggatttttatttctttgtatgTTAAGTTTCTATTATTATTGAGTTGAGTTGAgaattattgagaaattcttttttggtataaatacTGGTTTGTTTATTAGTTACGAAGTTTCCTTTGTCTTCTTTTTGCtgttttcttcttgtttttctttACTTTCTCGTTCCCTAACTGCAATTAAATTGTTCTGCATTGATTTAACTTCAATTTCatgattttgaggttatagaTTGAAAATAAGGTTGTAGTAAATATGAGACGTCAACGGGAGTCCGCTGTATGAAAATGGATAAGTggaatgttattaattattaaaatatactgtAATTTGCTATTATACTGCTAATTAACTTGAAAACAATAGCAATAActgatctttatcaaaataattattgtgtataggtttttattaaatttaaaaataaattttcgaaatttaatgaTAGTAATTTCAAACTAACAAGTACCAactttgaaatatcaattttttttcattttcatgtgCAAATGTTGACAGTAAagtgaataaattgaaattttatttattcaaagaaaaccATTGACATTGTTTCCCATTTAGTACTTTTTATAATCGaatcaacaatattttataaatataaaaaattatatacaaaataaccaaaacatttagaaatatttcgaaaaaaaattatttatacaatttttgaaatcgtTTGTTGAATTTTCTTGAAATCACTAAAACTACATCTCATTACAGGGaggtttaaaaataaaagaaatgccTGGTTATGAATACCCCTTCAAGTTCAACCTTATTTTCAACGTAATTAAATACAAACATGAAAAacgcaataaaataaatttttaacacgTCTACTGCCGCGTGTATTCAACCTTTAGAATTTCCAAAacgtttttcaattatttacaaattaattttcctaaaaataacattttctccTATACAATTCCGAAGTAACTGCCAGAGCTCCTCCGGGCAAAAATCTTACGAAACTATCACCTGCCAAAGGACCaatcacaaataaattttcataaccTCTGACGCAGTGCGTCAATTGATCTATATCCGCGGGATTCGTCTTGCAATCCAACGggatatttttatgtatacCAAGTTTTATATGTTCCGGTAGGAAAGATAAATCCGGTCTGGATCCTATCAAAATGACAACGAACGAAACGTTTATTTTCGATTCGACGCCGTCTTTTGAGGTTATAATCACTGTTCTCGAATCTGAATCGAAATCTGTCAACGTATATTCCGGGTAAGATGTGTAATAAGGGTAAGAAGATCCGCCGTCTAACATCATTTGGTGTACCTGTAAAATACGAAACATaaacttaattaaaaaaaatcaaaaactaatcGCGAGGTTAAGTAAATTGAAGAAACCAAGGAAAAGTTATgtgaaaattgttttgaaaatggaGACGTTGTAGGACAAacagaatatttggaaaatagattgaaagatcataaatacaataaaacgtACATTGTAAACAAAGTTTCCGATTCGAACATGAAGATGGCAGTATTTTTACGTTGAggaatgtattgaaaaattatcattgGAATATCCGCAATTTTGATcagtttttttgacaataacaaAATCTACGatttgtaatttaaatttgGTTTTAGTGACTTTTCTGttacctaacctataaaaatgattaaaacgagaaatatttgtttagaatGAGAAAGTAGAtgttttattttgcaaataataacaaaaataatgtttgtaaagggtagaattaaattattgtaatgtttttcgtatttatataaattcttttatgcaaaaacagcaCAGTAAGTATAAAacataggtttttttaaaaatattttgggcgacaaatttGTCGTCGATGATTTTGCGACATTTCTTGATGATTTGGCGACAATTGTCGCTATGTCGCCATGCTGACGTGAACCCtacgaataataatttttttttcggtggaatactttttaaaaagatattttttttaccacacctcgtatatagaTGGCGTTAGCTATAACGTTTTCGTTTCTATTTAAACCGGagttatttaaagaaaatgtcTGACTATGAGTTCGGAGCCTTGCAGAGGAGCAACTCGTATATTAGGGTCAACTCCAACGAACCTTccttctataaaaaatttctcctCATCCAATTAAAAACTATTGAACGATTTTCTCTCCCTAAATAGCGTAAAAAGGAGcttgttgaacaaaaattatgtaaaatgaatttaataacaGCGAaagtttagtttattttaattaatttacgCTAGGTGGCGTTGGTTATAACTTTTTCGTCTATACTTGAATCAGATCTACTAATTTCCTTGTCCTAAAGTCGTTTGTATCTCCTGAATCGTTTCAAAATTGTGGTCCTTTTAAGACTTTTGATTTTGGATATGAGAAATTAGTATAAATCCTGTGAATAGGTTGGTTGTTTTGATACCGGAAGCTAAAAACTGTGTGGTGGTGCAGCTTCTAATTGTTCGCGAATTTTTATTTTGGGACGTTCTGTACATCGTTTGCGCATACCTTATGAATCAATTCAAAGGAATTCCGATGACgataatattattgttattttgtttacattacattttataaatgatGTAACCAACAATGAACTAAAGTCGATTCAAGAAATAATGCGTTCGAagacgaaaaaaaaacgttatacgagggttgaacgaaaaattttctttaaaatctatTATTCGATAACTAACCTTATGGTATTCAGGATATAGATTTTCCTGAAGATGTCTGCTCAATTCCGGCGATCTCTGCCTGAAAAGATGAACGACAGGAACGTTCCTCCCTCTAGCGGCTATAATAGCGTCGGCGGCACTCAAACCAGCACCAACTACCAAAACCGGATCGATATTTTCCCTATCGCCGGCCATATAAGtatccaaattattttccaaactcCTCAAATCGTAAAATATCCAATGAGGATCCTTCTTAATCCTCGAAACTTCCAATCTATTCGGCAAATCGCTGCCTCCGTTggctaaaattaaatatttacaagcGTAAGTTAATTTTTCGTCGGTGTTGCCGTCAACGGCGTTCACAATCCAATTGGATTCGTTATCACAGATCGCGGGATTGTAAGAAGGCACCGATAGATCTAAACTAAAAGAATTTCTGAGCAGTTTCTCgtttaaagaagaagaataaaaattatcacaattatAACCGTTCCTATCACAGCTGAAACTGATCGATCGTTTTTTTTCGTTCTTTTTGGGCAATTCCGCGTAGCAATTTCTGTCTCGAGGTCGTTTGCATCGagtttttttcctatttttcaacATTAGGCAATCAATTGCATCGGATATACAACAACTGTGCGTTTCTATTGAATTCTCCTCGTATTCCGATTcaacgttttcttttatttcgtcGTTTATCTTATTAACCCAGTTATTTTTCTTGTTTCGTTCGTAATCGTTTTTGATTTGTTCTACGGAATTGACGGTGATGAAATTGTGAAAGTTTTTGGAGAGTTTCATTTTTTCTGTGTACTTGACGTAATATTTGGCGACGTTGCTCGCGTAAGCCCTTTTTTCTCCAGAATCTCTCGAATCGAATGGTAAACCGGGCAAAGCCATCCAATTACCTAGGGATATGGTCAGTATTTGCGGATCCATGCGGTGCCACGATCCACCCGGGGGTCCTTTACCCAAAACGATGTGATCGATCTGAAAAATTAAATCGAATCATACGTTAAGTTTACCAAAACCATCGaaaaatccatttaaaaatCGAATGAATTTAATCAGTACCAGAACGAGCGAAAAATCGAATTAATTATAACCACTGACTGAATCATCCAAGAATCGAATGAATTATAAGCAATAGTTGAATCATCGAAGAATCGAATTAATTATAGTAAATAGCTGAATCATCAAACAATCGAATGGATTATAAACGATAGTTGTATCATCGAAGTAtcgaataaattataatgaatagaTGATTTACGAAGAAtcgaattaataataatcactGGATGGATCATGGAAGAATTGAATGAATTATGATCAATAACTGAATTATCGGCGAATCGAATGCGTTGAAATTAATAGCAGAACCATGGATAATCGaatgaattatatttaataGCAAAACTATCGAAAAATTCACGGAAGAATCGAATGAATTTAATCAATAGCAGAACTATCGTAGAATCGAATGAATTATGATCAAAAGCAGAACTATCGTAGAATCGAATTAATTATAATCACTGGATGAATCAAGGAAGAATCGAATGAATTATAGAAAATAGCTGAATCATCGAAGAAACGAATGAATTTAATCAATAGCAAGTATATTTACTAAGAATCGAGTGAATTTAATCAATAGCTAGTTGATTTACGAAGAGTCGAATGAATTTAATCAATAGCTAGTCGATTTACGAAGAATCGAATGAATTTGATCAATAGCAGAACTATCGTAGAATCGAATGAATTATAACGACTGGATGAATCATGGAAGATTCGAATTAATTATAGTAAATAGCTAAAACATCAAACAATCGAATGCATTTAATCTATAGTTGATTTACGAAGAATCAAATGAATTATAATCACTGGATGAATTATCGAAGAATcgaatgaattgaaattaatagtagaaccatggataattgaatgaattataatGAATAGCAAAACCACATCGAGAATCGATTGAATCATCGAAGAATTAACAATTTGAAATCATAAAAGTCATACGAGGTGCGATTGAAAAATAGTGaaccattttattaaaaataaactaataaatggtaacaaataatgtcaaaattatTACTGTGCCTTAATTTACTCGAcaaatttcaacacttctttcgaatttttttttaatagcagcaataaacattttttcatcgtattttttttaaccGTGCCCCGTATTCAAATCATtggtaataaaacaaatttacgAAATGTTATCAAAaggtttattaaaaattttcaaatattatcgcCATATTGTGCAATTTCGCCTTAGAATCGaatggaatatttcgaaaaacggCGATAAAACATTTATACAGTTCAGTAATACAAATATTTCgctaaaattatgttttttttttcaagaaatctaTCGTTTTTAGACAgtttaattgtataaaaatagaGTACGTCGACTAACCTCCTTTCCGGTTTTTCTAAATTCTACCAACGGTGCCAGATCCCACCCCATATCGGCGTTAGGATGTAAAAGAGCATCCATTAATAGAGATACTTGATTAGTAGATCTACCTTCCAATCCTTGCGATAAAAATTCCAGATCTTGATAAAGAAGACATTGTCCTACCGCCGATCGTAATCTAGCAGATAACATTTCATCTGGATGTGCATCGGATACGATGTAAGGCACGTTTCCGGAAAGTACAAATGAGAGAATTATTCCACTCGGACCGTTTCctataaaaaaataccaattaatagtttgaaacaaaataatcgTCTACTAAAGAAACTGACTCTCGCGgaattttcatctatttattatttgacCCCTGTAAAATTTCTTCGTCACGAACATTACGCTGGGTACTTAGTTAAAAGTATAGATTGGGAAAAAACGACAACGGTAACTGAATTGTAAAAAAAGAaactagaaaattgaaaaaaatataattacctACAATTattttacgagggttgttttaaaactttacgatcatctttttttgtaaaatcaacGCACGTCCGATTGAAATTCCGACAGTACCCGCCTATGAGAATGTATTACATCAGTGGCGgttcgtgaaaaaaaattagggGTTTTAATATTTACTACAAGATAATGAATAGCCTTTGAGATTCCCTGCCTTATATATGAtgttattgatataaaattaggTATTTACGTACCAACAATTATAacttctttataaataatattcgaAGTACTACCGCTCTTCATCTTATGGATTATCTGAAAATAATACACAGATTTTTAGTAAAATGTTAATTAATACGTTATAAAGTGCGTTGACCTTAATAGTTATctttagatatttattataatacatattttccatCGGAAGAATCCTCAAATGATTCAATGCAAcgaggaaaatttatttttcgtttttaataaattttgtttgtgataaataatttagaaatgagGTTAAACTTCTTggataccctgtataaaaaaatttattgtttattattatttttattggataTACGTgctatatattatattatttttaattacaatataataatatttatactgGTTTACAGTACTGtaaagtttttttcttattcatttatACTATTTCTATTCGTTGGGTGAATTTACGTCCTTCATTTATTCAAACACTTCACACTACACTAAATTAaattatcactatcacttaactaacttatacaatttatttaaattgtttggCTCACTATggcaatttattataaactaaacgagctcgtttatatatccaaacgacattctcaaaaattctagaagaagaaaaaataaaacaaataaatagatcTTCGTAGAAATTAGTTCAagagaaacatttaaaaaatcactttctatgataaaaatttatataaaaaacaaacatcgaacGAATTTCGGGTATATCAAACGCGCCCCGCCGAATTTTATATTTCGCTACGATCGAACAGTACCGGCTCCAGGACATTTGTTGTCAAAAGAAATTTTCCATATGTTGAAAatacttaattaaaaaaaattattaccgaGTTCTACCACATGTAACTCAGCGACTTCTTCAGAAATTTCAATGGAACAGTCCCGAGCTAATACCGAGTGATATTCGCATTCATTGGCTACTAACTGTATTCtggcattaaaaaaaatatttattattgaccATTTATTTCCTGAACGTTAAGAATATTTCTTTAAGGTCACAATTTGGTTATCCATCTTATTTTGACGTTTAAGgacgaaaataataaacaactttCCGTAAACACGAAATGTAGTAAACAATATAAGCTGAAATTTAATCCGTTAAAAAATAAACCTCGGTGTTACAcgttttttgaagttttcttGGTttatcagccaaatggccgacgacaAACCCACCCCTACACGACAACCCTCACGAAATTAATTTCTTACTCCGTTTCATCGATCCACTTGTTTACTGTCTTAATTTCCAGTTCTTATCTATCACGTGGTGGTAGACGCACGCGCACGTAACGTAGTATTCAGTTTTGCAGAGAAAAAgttttcctatatcagggccatacccaaaaattaaccatatctccatatttctttcaaaaaataaccAAACGGGGAAggtctttctattttattcatttatttaaaagataatttatttgacGACATAATTTggatttattctaaaaatattacGAATGCAATGCAATTTGCTGTTACCTGTTAACAAATCAGTATAACCGTAGCAAATTTATAGGGGTAAGTTATTACCATTTTGCGATTTAcgtgaataatttaattggaaaaatctCAGCAAATATCAGGATTGGTACTATGAAAAGATAGTTAAAGAAATTGTGGaaacaatatataaaacagtttcgcaatagaaattaataattaataaaccattgtatttaaaaactagaatttgcagttaaaatttgaattgaattacataaaaaacaaaaagtatcgttaacattaaaaatagtaatacaCCAAGGACGACaaaaattatacgagggttatttgAAAAGCTGCCGAAAGTTGATTGTTACTTGGTTTTATCTAAACAACCTGAACTTGGAAAATCAGTGGGTAGACAATTACTAGAACCCCTCGCAAATTGAGATTCTGAAGGAAATTATGTACTTCTACTATAACTAACTATAATCTGATGCAAAATTTACGCGGAATAACTTTAAAGAACTCGTTGGTATTAAATTCCTACCACTACCAGCTTTAAATCCTTTAAATTCGGTGCGTAATAAGTAATTTTACGTCGTTGAAAGCGGCAGaatcctttgttattttttcattataccGATTTAGTATAAATCCAGAGGAGGATCTTCTGCACAAATATCGATCATTTTCAATACATATTATTCATCTTGGGGTGTTATTGACAAGTCTAAATACCcaaaatttgttgattattatcaattattcacggtacattgttaatattttcaa from Diorhabda sublineata isolate icDioSubl1.1 chromosome 8, icDioSubl1.1, whole genome shotgun sequence carries:
- the LOC130448341 gene encoding uncharacterized protein LOC130448341 translates to MKSGSTSNIIYKEVIIVGNGPSGIILSFVLSGNVPYIVSDAHPDEMLSARLRSAVGQCLLYQDLEFLSQGLEGRSTNQVSLLMDALLHPNADMGWDLAPLVEFRKTGKEIDHIVLGKGPPGGSWHRMDPQILTISLGNWMALPGLPFDSRDSGEKRAYASNVAKYYVKYTEKMKLSKNFHNFITVNSVEQIKNDYERNKKNNWVNKINDEIKENVESEYEENSIETHSCCISDAIDCLMLKNRKKTRCKRPRDRNCYAELPKKNEKKRSISFSCDRNGYNCDNFYSSSLNEKLLRNSFSLDLSVPSYNPAICDNESNWIVNAVDGNTDEKLTYACKYLILANGGSDLPNRLEVSRIKKDPHWIFYDLRSLENNLDTYMAGDRENIDPVLVVGAGLSAADAIIAARGRNVPVVHLFRQRSPELSRHLQENLYPEYHKVHQMMLDGGSSYPYYTSYPEYTLTDFDSDSRTVIITSKDGVESKINVSFVVILIGSRPDLSFLPEHIKLGIHKNIPLDCKTNPADIDQLTHCVRGYENLFVIGPLAGDSFVRFLPGGALAVTSELYRRKCYF